One stretch of Paramormyrops kingsleyae isolate MSU_618 chromosome 4, PKINGS_0.4, whole genome shotgun sequence DNA includes these proteins:
- the pex19 gene encoding peroxisomal biogenesis factor 19, whose product MEDKMASASSEPPESQDPELDELLDSALDDFEKTKSAPAAHDAGAAAAAASNPGSGNQEQPPLLLEDSQFFESLFDGEMANQAREEWERAMTELAQEEPELLGQFHKLSEAAGKVGTDLASQQEFTSCLKDTLTGLAKNTDSLQNAGLAGEELAKTLQGLGLDENGEGGAEDGNILPIMQSIMQNLLSKEVLYPSLKEITEKYPEWLSSNRQSLPPDQYQRYEQQHKIMGQICSHFEKQGERGQGGGEGDSSFEEILELMQQLQDLGHPPKELAGEVPPGMNFDPDSLNVPAPPGGGTEEQCSVM is encoded by the exons ATGGAAGACAAAATGGCCTCAGCATCTTCTGAACCTCCAGAAAGTCAAGATCCCGAACTGGACGAGTTATTGGACA GCGCCCTTGATGACTTTGAGAAGACGAAATCTGCTCCTGCAGCCCACGACGCTggggctgctgctgccgccgcctcCAATCCAGGCAGCGGGAACCAGGAGCAA CCCCCTCTGCTGCTAGAGGACAGCCAGTTCTTCGAGTCGCTGTTCGACGGCGAGATGGCGAACCAGGCGCGGGAGGAGTGGGAGCGGGCCATGACGGAGCTGGCCCAGGAGGAACCCGAGCTGCTGGGGCAGTTCCACAAGCTGTCCGAGGCTGCTGGCAAAGTGG GAACAGATCTGGCTTCCCAGCAAGAGTTCACGTCCTGTTTGAAGGATACACTGACAGGACTGGCGAAAAACACAGACAGCTTGCAG AATGCAGGATTGGCCGGTGAGGAACTGGCAAAGACCCTGCAGGGACTGGGACTGGATGAGaatggggaagggggggcggaGGACGGGAACATTCTGCCCATTATGCAGTCAATCATGCAGAACCTGCTGTCAAAGGAGGTTCTGTATCCATCCCTGAAAGAGATCACAGAGAAG TACCCTGAGTGGCTGAGCAGCAATCGCCAGTCCCTCCCCCCTGACCAGTACCAGCGCTATGAGCAGCAGCACAAGATCATGGGCCAGATTTGCAGTCACTTTGAGAAGCAAGGAGAAAGGGGCCAAGGCGGGGGCGAGGGGGACAGCAGCTTTGAGGAGATCTTGGAGCTCATGCAGCAG CTGCAGGATCTGGGTCATCCTCCAAAAGAGCTGGCAGGGGAAGTG CCTCCTGGCATGAACTTTGACCCGGACTCTCTGAATGTTCCGGCTCCCCCAGGAGGGGGGACAGAAGAACAGTGCTCTGTCATGTAA